A single window of Pseudochaenichthys georgianus unplaced genomic scaffold, fPseGeo1.2 scaffold_521_arrow_ctg1, whole genome shotgun sequence DNA harbors:
- the rpl27a gene encoding large ribosomal subunit protein uL15, producing MPTKATKTRKLRGHVSHGHGRIGKHRKHPGGRGNAGGMHHHRINFDKYHPGYFGKVGMRHYHLKRNTTHCPTINLDKLWTLVSEQTRINYGKKPDGPAPIIDAVRAGYYKVLGKGKLPKQPVIVKAKFFSRRAEEKIKAAGGACVLMA from the exons ATG CCCACCAAAGCGACCAAGACCCGGAAGCTCCGTGGACATGTCAGCCACGGACATGGTCGTATCG GAAAACATAGGAAGCATCCTGGAGGTCGTGGTAATGCTGGTGGTATGCATCACCACAGGATCAACTTCGACAAATA CCATCCTGGGTACTTCGGTAAGGTCGGTATGAGACATTACCATCTGAAGAGAAACACCACCCACTGCCCCACCATCAACTTGGACAAGCTGTGGACTCTGGTGAGCGAGCAGACGAGGATCAACTACGGCAAGAAGCCCGACGGACCCGCTCCCATCATCGATGCTGTGCGCGCT GGCTACTACAAAGTCCTGGGTAAGGGCAAGCTGCCCAAGCAGCCCGTGATCGTGAAGGCAAAGTTCTTCAGCCGACGGGCCGAGGAGAAGATCAAGGCAGCTGGAGGAGCCTGTGTGCTGATGGCATAA